A part of Gemmatimonas groenlandica genomic DNA contains:
- a CDS encoding putative quinol monooxygenase, with amino-acid sequence MLVVQVFVHVLPEHVAAFTAATLDNATNSVLEPGIARFDVLQQADDPTRFTLIEAYLTDDAPAEHKATAHYARWRDTVEPMMASPRTNVKYESLFFPI; translated from the coding sequence ATGCTTGTCGTCCAGGTGTTTGTGCACGTGCTCCCGGAGCATGTGGCCGCGTTCACGGCTGCCACGCTCGATAACGCCACGAACAGCGTGCTCGAACCGGGCATCGCGCGCTTCGATGTGCTGCAGCAGGCCGACGACCCCACGCGCTTCACGCTGATCGAAGCGTACCTCACCGACGACGCGCCGGCCGAGCACAAGGCGACGGCGCATTATGCTCGGTGGCGTGATACGGTGGAGCCGATGATGGCATCGCCGCGAACGAACGTGAAATACGAGTCGCTGTTTTTTCCCATCTAA
- a CDS encoding amidase family protein, which produces MKIRAMMMAGMLSVAPTLGAQTATARAPMELTEASITDVQAALTAGRISSVQLVRQYLARIAAYDHAGPELNSLIRINPKASAEAAVLDAERKAGKVRGPMHGIPVIIKDNYDTGDMPTSAGSLAMATSQPARDGFVVKKLRDAGAIILGKSNLHELAAGITSISSLGGQTRNPYDPTRCPGGSSGGTGAAIAASFATVGWGSDTCGSIRIPSAFNALVGLRPTQGLVSRRGIVPLSHTQDIGGPLARTVTDLAIALDVSVGYDSEDAVTSVLREKPAPKFMASLDKNALRGARIGVFLPYFRDTDSEIADTVRAAIAAMRAQGATVIDVPMAEFDTLMANTSVINLETKFDLIDYLRTVPNAPVKSMRDILDRGLYDRQLEVRFRVIDTVLNADSQQHRTALARQSALRARMERILDSLSLDAIAYPTVRQKPTLVGEVQNGSTCNLGAQSGLPSISVPAGFAGDGLPIGIELLGKGFTDTRLVAMAYAFEQSGARRVAPSTTPALIAAKAPVSAPIVVVTRARGLVATTRITLDRVHSVLRWSATVQNSGGAPLSALVLRRTGDAGRISGPISGAVVGGTTTASIAIPAGASRVSARLLGPGQTAGSGSFPLTYADRVAFESGRLTVAMYTGAGVEPVEVKVGQR; this is translated from the coding sequence GTGAAGATTCGTGCGATGATGATGGCGGGGATGCTGAGCGTGGCACCGACACTTGGTGCGCAGACGGCGACGGCGCGTGCCCCGATGGAGCTCACCGAGGCGTCGATCACGGATGTGCAAGCGGCGCTTACGGCGGGGCGGATATCGAGTGTGCAGCTGGTGCGGCAGTATCTCGCGCGCATTGCGGCGTACGATCACGCGGGGCCGGAGTTGAATTCGCTGATTCGCATTAATCCCAAGGCCAGCGCCGAGGCGGCGGTGCTCGACGCCGAACGCAAAGCGGGGAAAGTACGCGGGCCGATGCACGGGATACCCGTGATCATCAAGGACAACTACGACACCGGCGACATGCCGACCAGTGCGGGGTCGTTGGCGATGGCGACCAGTCAGCCGGCGCGCGATGGGTTCGTGGTGAAGAAGCTGCGCGACGCGGGGGCAATCATTCTGGGCAAGTCGAACCTGCACGAACTCGCGGCCGGCATCACGAGCATCAGCTCACTCGGCGGACAGACGCGCAATCCGTACGACCCTACTCGCTGCCCCGGTGGCTCGAGCGGCGGCACGGGTGCAGCGATCGCGGCCAGTTTTGCGACGGTGGGATGGGGCTCGGATACCTGTGGCTCCATTCGTATTCCGAGCGCGTTCAATGCGCTCGTTGGCCTGCGTCCCACACAGGGACTCGTGAGCCGTCGCGGCATCGTGCCGCTGTCGCACACGCAGGACATCGGTGGTCCTTTGGCGCGTACCGTGACCGATCTCGCCATCGCGCTCGATGTGAGTGTGGGCTACGACAGCGAGGACGCGGTCACGAGCGTGCTGCGCGAGAAGCCAGCGCCGAAGTTCATGGCGTCGCTTGATAAGAACGCGCTGCGTGGCGCTCGCATTGGCGTGTTCCTGCCGTACTTCCGCGATACTGACTCCGAGATTGCCGATACCGTGCGGGCCGCCATCGCGGCCATGCGTGCGCAGGGGGCCACGGTGATCGATGTGCCGATGGCGGAGTTCGACACGCTGATGGCGAATACCAGCGTGATCAATCTGGAAACGAAGTTCGATCTCATCGACTACCTGCGCACCGTGCCGAATGCACCGGTGAAGTCTATGCGCGACATCCTGGATCGCGGCCTGTACGACCGTCAGCTGGAAGTGCGCTTCCGCGTGATCGACACGGTGCTCAACGCCGACAGCCAACAGCATCGCACGGCACTGGCTCGGCAGTCGGCGCTGCGGGCTCGCATGGAGCGTATTCTCGATAGCCTGTCGCTCGATGCGATCGCCTATCCCACCGTGCGGCAGAAGCCGACACTCGTAGGCGAAGTGCAGAACGGCAGCACCTGCAACCTGGGTGCGCAGAGCGGACTGCCGAGCATCAGCGTGCCGGCGGGCTTCGCGGGTGATGGACTGCCGATCGGTATCGAACTGCTGGGCAAGGGCTTCACCGACACGCGCCTGGTGGCGATGGCGTATGCGTTCGAACAGTCGGGAGCGCGACGCGTGGCGCCGAGTACCACGCCGGCGTTGATCGCGGCCAAGGCGCCCGTGTCGGCGCCGATCGTGGTTGTCACGCGGGCCCGCGGACTGGTGGCCACCACGCGGATCACGCTCGATCGCGTGCACAGTGTGCTACGCTGGTCGGCTACGGTGCAGAACAGCGGTGGCGCCCCGCTGTCGGCGCTGGTGCTGCGGCGTACGGGCGATGCGGGTCGGATTTCGGGGCCGATCTCGGGCGCCGTGGTGGGTGGTACGACCACCGCGAGTATCGCGATCCCGGCGGGCGCGAGTCGCGTGAGTGCGCGGTTGCTGGGGCCGGGTCAGACGGCTGGGAGTGGGTCGTTCCCGCTTACGTACGCCGATCGGGTGGCGTTTGAGAGCGGGCGGCTTACGGTGGCGATGTATACGGGTGCCGGGGTGGAGCCGGTTGAGGTGAAGGTGGGGCAGCGGTAA
- a CDS encoding YncE family protein: MTKAIALLATFLAAPLLAAQRAPSGTIVASNMDAHSASIVDVASGRTITTIQTGEGPHEVAISPNGRRAVVAIYGNRNAVGSSLMVIDLTAPTAPPKIVELGAGNQRPHGLAFLADNASLLVTGERAQRVLVVNVDNGMIDSSMSTKQPTTHMVSLSRDYTRAFTTNIVGMSVSAIDVPSRTVRATFQVGARIEGISVTPDGREVWVGGNESHLVYVLNGTTGDVMHKLEGFGMAYRVGITPDGRTAVISDPGSEKIHIADVATHTVRTVIDVAPMSASDGAAPVPSSPQGVAMSRDNATAYVTLKAVAKVAVVDLKRGAIVKYLPVGAGSDGVGYSPIVVK; the protein is encoded by the coding sequence ATGACGAAAGCCATCGCCCTGCTCGCCACATTCCTCGCGGCGCCCCTTCTGGCCGCCCAGCGCGCCCCCAGCGGCACGATCGTGGCCAGCAACATGGACGCCCACTCGGCTTCCATCGTCGACGTGGCCTCCGGCCGCACGATCACCACTATCCAAACCGGCGAGGGCCCGCATGAGGTGGCGATCTCGCCCAATGGCCGTCGCGCAGTGGTGGCGATCTACGGCAATCGCAATGCGGTCGGCAGTTCGCTTATGGTCATCGATCTCACCGCGCCCACGGCACCGCCGAAGATCGTGGAGCTGGGCGCCGGGAATCAGCGGCCGCATGGTCTGGCCTTCCTCGCCGACAACGCGTCGCTGCTGGTGACCGGTGAGCGCGCACAACGGGTGCTGGTGGTGAACGTCGACAACGGCATGATCGACTCGTCCATGAGCACCAAGCAGCCCACCACGCACATGGTGAGCCTGTCGCGCGACTACACGCGGGCGTTCACGACGAACATCGTCGGCATGTCGGTGAGCGCGATCGACGTGCCCTCGCGCACCGTGCGCGCCACGTTCCAGGTGGGTGCGCGCATCGAGGGGATTTCGGTTACGCCCGACGGACGGGAAGTGTGGGTGGGCGGCAACGAGTCGCACCTGGTGTACGTGCTGAACGGCACCACCGGCGACGTCATGCACAAGCTCGAAGGCTTCGGCATGGCGTATCGGGTAGGCATCACCCCCGATGGTAGAACCGCCGTGATCTCCGACCCCGGCAGCGAGAAGATCCACATCGCCGACGTGGCCACACACACCGTGCGCACGGTGATCGACGTGGCGCCGATGTCGGCAAGCGACGGTGCCGCGCCCGTGCCGTCCTCACCGCAGGGCGTCGCCATGTCTCGCGACAACGCGACGGCCTACGTGACGCTCAAGGCTGTGGCCAAAGTGGCGGTGGTGGATCTCAAGCGTGGTGCGATCGTGAAGTACCTCCCCGTCGGCGCCGGGTCGGATGGCGTGGGGTACTCTCCGATCGTGGTGAAGTAG
- a CDS encoding M14 family zinc carboxypeptidase, protein MSTSSFFRFALTAAALAGALAASPAQAQHAFADPGATFDPRVPTPALILGYDIGARFTPQRAMMRYIERIAAASKRVKVDTVARTFEGREMLIITISSEANMARLEEIQRDAKRIADPRGASAGDIDAAVKRIPSIVWLEHSVHGGEASGAEAGLALLYQLAAGTDADTKLALDSTVVLIDPNENPDGRERHTHDIERYGSSQGVASEPGALNNAGSWPGPRTSHYYFDLNRDWYAQSHPESKGRVSTYMKWWPHVAVDLHEQGSSSSFYFAPPREPDNQNNPKHLPKWFDIFAAAHGAAFDVHGWSYFRREGYDSFYPGYGEGWPMLTGAIGMLFESASSSGGAVMRNDGTLRTLKQAAFEHFTAEWATVKTSARRRTELVRDYAAARANAITVHAKGPLRAVMLVRDMQGRADSLVQKLRDNGIEVQRLTADVAVANANMYAGGTVPTMTAKAGSYVVDLAQPQGYLAKALLEPDAALDSAFIKFELELRRTGQRNRFYDMTAWSLPLAWRVDAYALSTVPGSLALVTDMPRAFVAPARSVYGYAFAPGSEASIRLLASLLTDSVRVWYAPYSFTSKTNKFPNGAFVIRAALNRADVHDVVMRRAAEAGAQLASIPSAGVDEGTDLGSNSVIPVQRPKVALLGGAPVNGTSMGFAWYAMDQRIGYASSIVDANFVAGGDMSAFNTLIVPSVQAGALDRALGDAGRARLADWVRNGGVLITLDAASAWVAQERVGLVRTRVKRDSTRADSTGGAPLPGSLPGVLARATVDTLSPLMAGILNKEMPVFVNSDRVYTIPKDLAAGDAVMRFAPAARVRISGYYWPEAAAKLGGSPYLWTERAGRGRVIMFAHDPVYRDQLRGTMPIFANAVLLGGSY, encoded by the coding sequence ATGTCGACCTCATCATTCTTTCGCTTCGCCCTGACCGCTGCCGCACTCGCCGGCGCGCTCGCGGCGAGCCCGGCGCAGGCACAGCATGCCTTCGCCGACCCCGGCGCGACGTTCGATCCGCGCGTGCCCACTCCCGCGCTGATCCTGGGCTACGATATCGGCGCTCGCTTTACGCCGCAGCGCGCCATGATGCGCTACATCGAGCGCATTGCTGCCGCGTCGAAGCGGGTGAAGGTGGACACTGTGGCCCGCACGTTCGAGGGGCGCGAGATGCTCATCATCACCATCTCGAGCGAAGCCAACATGGCGCGGTTGGAGGAAATCCAGCGCGATGCCAAGCGTATCGCCGATCCTCGCGGGGCGAGTGCGGGCGACATCGATGCGGCGGTGAAGCGCATTCCCAGCATCGTGTGGCTCGAGCATTCCGTGCATGGTGGTGAAGCGTCGGGGGCCGAAGCGGGACTGGCGCTGCTGTATCAGCTGGCGGCCGGTACCGATGCCGATACCAAGCTGGCGCTCGACAGCACCGTGGTGCTGATCGACCCCAATGAGAATCCCGACGGACGCGAGCGGCACACGCACGACATCGAGCGCTACGGCAGCTCGCAGGGTGTGGCCAGTGAGCCGGGCGCGCTCAACAACGCCGGGTCGTGGCCGGGGCCGCGCACGTCGCACTACTACTTCGACCTCAATCGCGACTGGTACGCGCAGTCGCACCCTGAGTCGAAGGGACGCGTGAGCACGTACATGAAATGGTGGCCGCATGTGGCGGTGGACCTGCACGAGCAGGGAAGCAGCTCTTCGTTCTACTTCGCGCCGCCGCGTGAGCCCGACAATCAGAACAACCCCAAGCATCTGCCCAAGTGGTTCGACATCTTCGCCGCCGCGCACGGAGCGGCGTTCGACGTGCATGGGTGGTCGTACTTCCGTCGTGAAGGCTACGACTCGTTCTATCCGGGCTACGGCGAAGGGTGGCCGATGCTGACCGGTGCGATCGGCATGCTGTTCGAGAGCGCGTCGAGCTCGGGCGGTGCGGTCATGCGCAACGACGGCACACTGCGTACGCTGAAGCAGGCGGCGTTCGAGCATTTTACGGCCGAGTGGGCGACGGTGAAGACGTCGGCGCGTCGGCGCACGGAGCTGGTGCGTGACTATGCGGCGGCGCGCGCGAATGCGATCACAGTGCACGCCAAGGGTCCGCTGCGAGCCGTGATGCTGGTGCGTGACATGCAGGGTCGGGCCGATTCGCTGGTGCAGAAGCTGCGCGACAACGGCATCGAGGTGCAGCGCCTCACCGCCGATGTCGCGGTGGCCAACGCGAATATGTACGCCGGCGGTACGGTGCCTACCATGACCGCCAAGGCTGGCAGTTACGTGGTCGATCTCGCGCAGCCGCAGGGCTATCTGGCCAAGGCGTTGCTGGAGCCCGATGCCGCACTCGATTCGGCGTTCATCAAGTTCGAGCTCGAGCTGCGTCGCACCGGACAGCGCAATCGCTTCTACGACATGACCGCGTGGTCGTTGCCGTTGGCGTGGCGCGTGGACGCGTACGCGCTCTCCACGGTGCCGGGGTCACTGGCGCTGGTGACCGACATGCCGCGCGCGTTCGTGGCACCGGCGCGCTCGGTGTACGGCTATGCCTTCGCGCCTGGCAGCGAAGCGAGCATCCGCCTGCTGGCGTCGTTGCTGACCGACTCGGTGCGGGTGTGGTACGCGCCGTACTCGTTCACGTCGAAGACCAACAAGTTTCCCAACGGCGCCTTCGTGATTCGCGCGGCCCTCAACCGCGCCGATGTGCACGACGTGGTCATGCGTCGTGCCGCCGAAGCCGGGGCGCAGCTGGCCTCGATTCCGTCGGCGGGTGTAGACGAAGGCACCGACCTGGGCAGCAACTCGGTGATCCCGGTGCAGCGGCCCAAGGTGGCATTGTTGGGCGGCGCGCCGGTGAACGGCACGTCGATGGGCTTTGCGTGGTACGCGATGGATCAACGTATCGGCTACGCCAGCTCCATCGTCGACGCGAACTTCGTGGCCGGCGGCGACATGAGCGCCTTCAACACGCTCATCGTGCCGTCGGTGCAAGCCGGCGCACTCGATCGCGCCTTGGGCGATGCCGGTCGCGCGCGCCTGGCCGACTGGGTGCGCAACGGTGGCGTGCTGATCACGCTCGACGCCGCGAGCGCGTGGGTGGCGCAGGAGCGCGTGGGGCTCGTGCGCACGCGGGTGAAGCGCGACTCCACGCGCGCCGACAGCACGGGCGGCGCACCACTCCCGGGCAGCCTGCCGGGCGTGCTGGCGCGCGCCACGGTCGACACGCTGTCGCCGCTGATGGCCGGCATTCTGAATAAGGAGATGCCGGTGTTCGTGAACAGCGACCGTGTGTACACGATCCCCAAGGATCTCGCCGCCGGCGACGCCGTGATGCGCTTCGCCCCGGCGGCGCGGGTGCGGATCTCGGGCTACTACTGGCCCGAAGCGGCCGCGAAGCTTGGTGGCTCGCCGTACCTCTGGACCGAGCGCGCGGGACGCGGACGCGTGATCATGTTCGCGCATGACCCGGTGTACCGCGATCAGCTACGCGGGACGATGCCGATCTTTGCGAATGCGGTACTGCTGGGTGGGAGTTACTGA
- a CDS encoding pyridoxal phosphate-dependent aminotransferase — protein MRTHLLDSRQGFAGDDLIFTLNAAAQQRAATGAPVINATVGALLDDHGKLVVLDSVMALWRELTPMEIAPYAPIAGDPAFLLALTQRHWPQLTSPGVAVATPGGSGALALTLKNFVERGQAILTAAPFWGPYATIAAEASVRLETAPYPAPGEALDVGAWEAKARDLLEEQGRLLVWLNDPCHNPTGRSLSRDDRRTLLAVLRDIASQGPVTLLLDFAYLDYARDPNDVREALDDYAEFGAEQSVLVCASLSLSKAFTLYGSRAGALVFPWSSDAALKGALVSSCRGTWSNCARAPMSVLLRMTKSEAAQAALAAEHAHWRGVLTERVTALDAALKAEGLPGSAWDGGFFVTLPAPPDPFAVCEKLQAADVFVVPMPEGLRVGVCGMKAADTGRFAAAYAASIA, from the coding sequence ATGCGCACTCATCTCCTCGACTCGCGCCAGGGGTTCGCCGGCGACGATCTGATCTTCACGCTCAACGCGGCCGCCCAACAACGGGCGGCCACGGGAGCGCCGGTTATCAACGCCACCGTCGGCGCGCTGCTCGACGACCATGGCAAGCTGGTGGTACTCGATAGTGTGATGGCGCTCTGGCGCGAGCTCACGCCCATGGAGATCGCGCCATACGCGCCGATCGCCGGTGACCCGGCGTTCCTGCTGGCGCTTACCCAGCGGCATTGGCCGCAGCTCACGAGCCCCGGCGTGGCCGTGGCGACGCCCGGTGGATCGGGAGCGTTGGCGCTCACGCTCAAGAACTTCGTGGAGCGCGGGCAGGCCATTCTCACCGCCGCGCCCTTCTGGGGTCCGTACGCCACGATCGCCGCCGAAGCCTCGGTGCGACTGGAAACGGCACCGTATCCCGCACCCGGCGAAGCGCTCGACGTGGGCGCGTGGGAAGCCAAGGCTCGTGACCTGCTGGAAGAGCAGGGTCGGTTGCTCGTGTGGCTCAATGACCCCTGCCACAACCCCACGGGCCGCAGTCTGTCGCGCGACGATCGCCGCACGCTGTTGGCGGTGCTGCGCGACATCGCGTCGCAGGGCCCTGTCACGCTGCTGTTGGATTTCGCGTATCTCGACTACGCGCGCGATCCCAACGACGTGCGCGAAGCGCTCGATGACTACGCCGAGTTCGGCGCCGAACAATCCGTGCTGGTGTGCGCGAGCCTGAGCCTCAGCAAGGCATTCACGCTGTACGGCTCACGCGCCGGTGCACTGGTGTTTCCGTGGAGCAGCGACGCCGCGCTCAAAGGCGCGTTGGTGTCGAGCTGCCGTGGCACGTGGAGTAATTGCGCCCGTGCGCCCATGAGCGTGCTGCTGCGCATGACCAAGAGCGAAGCCGCGCAGGCTGCATTGGCCGCCGAACATGCGCATTGGCGCGGCGTGCTCACCGAGCGCGTGACGGCGCTCGATGCCGCGCTCAAAGCTGAGGGACTGCCGGGATCCGCGTGGGACGGCGGATTCTTCGTGACATTGCCGGCGCCGCCGGATCCATTTGCGGTGTGCGAGAAACTGCAGGCGGCGGATGTGTTCGTGGTGCCGATGCCCGAAGGGCTGCGCGTTGGCGTGTGCGGGATGAAGGCCGCGGATACGGGGCGGTTCGCGGCAGCGTATGCGGCGAGTATTGCCTAG
- a CDS encoding DinB family protein encodes MIRTTRTLTAVMAVAALSVVASPNTAAAQAPKDPAMAALYSNWQGQIDFITKAAEEMTEANYAYKPVATVRSFGELIGHVAGTQDMICAAVLGEKQPAEDAIEKTAKTKAALVAALKASTAHCMKAYNIPAASGTAMVDMFGSKSTKIAALALNAVHDGEHYGNIVTYMRMKGMVPPSSKR; translated from the coding sequence ATGATTCGCACCACCCGTACGCTCACGGCCGTGATGGCCGTCGCGGCCCTCTCCGTTGTGGCCTCGCCGAACACGGCCGCTGCGCAGGCGCCCAAGGATCCCGCGATGGCCGCCCTGTATTCCAACTGGCAGGGCCAGATCGATTTCATCACCAAGGCCGCCGAAGAGATGACGGAGGCCAACTATGCGTACAAGCCGGTGGCCACCGTGCGCAGCTTTGGTGAACTGATCGGGCATGTGGCCGGCACGCAGGACATGATCTGTGCGGCGGTACTGGGCGAGAAGCAGCCGGCCGAAGACGCCATCGAGAAGACGGCCAAGACGAAGGCGGCGCTGGTGGCTGCGCTCAAGGCGTCGACCGCGCATTGCATGAAGGCGTACAACATCCCGGCCGCGTCGGGTACGGCCATGGTCGACATGTTCGGGTCGAAGAGCACCAAGATCGCCGCGCTCGCGCTCAATGCGGTGCATGACGGTGAGCACTACGGCAACATCGTGACGTACATGCGCATGAAGGGGATGGTCCCGCCGTCGAGCAAGCGCTGA